GGACCTGCGAAAACCGTTCACTCGAAGGGTGCGAGGCGATCGAACCCAATGGGTGGTAGGTTCCTGCTCGACACCAACATCGTCATCGGACTGCTGGCAGCCGAACCGGCGGTCACGCGGCCCCTGCAAGCCGTGGAAGAAGTGTTCTTGCCGTCCATCGTACTGGGCGAGCTGTACTACGGCGCCCTCAAGTCGAAGCGCACCGCCCAGAACCTGGCCGGCGTGGACGCACTGACGGCCGCCGCCGCAGTCCTGCCCTGTGACGCCGATACGGCGCGGGAATACGGGCGCATCAAGAACGGTCTTCGGGCCCTGGGGCAACCGATTCCAGAGAACGACATCTGGATCGCGGCTCTCCCCGTGCAACACGGGCTCATACTTGCCACACGGGATCCGCACTTCGATAGGGTAGAGAGACTCCAGCGCGTTCGGTGGGACTGAGGAAGCTTCTTTCTTTCGCCACAAAGGACGCAGTGAAGTTCTTCAGAAAGCAGAGATTGCTCTTTTTTGCGCTCTTTGCGTTCTCTGTGGCTCCGCGTGAAACAAGCCTTTAGACCT
This window of the Thermodesulfobacteriota bacterium genome carries:
- a CDS encoding type II toxin-antitoxin system VapC family toxin, with product GPAKTVHSKGARRSNPMGGRFLLDTNIVIGLLAAEPAVTRPLQAVEEVFLPSIVLGELYYGALKSKRTAQNLAGVDALTAAAAVLPCDADTAREYGRIKNGLRALGQPIPENDIWIAALPVQHGLILATRDPHFDRVERLQRVRWD